One genomic segment of Anaerobaca lacustris includes these proteins:
- a CDS encoding class I SAM-dependent methyltransferase yields MIGVREMDIEFCRRDAEDREAGRRPAWLYNEMKPCGVNYNSPTLARSYDATHGRFRDYRQEAEEIVARLQLDDSATVIDMGCGTGAFALHAASHCARVYAVDASKAMLRRARRKARKAGIDNIEFHHGGFLTYDHGAEPVDAISSVAVLHHLPDFWKQVGLRRLASILKPGGRLFLFDVVFSFGVAEYERHIDRFIGETREQMGPGGRNESETHIREEYSTWDWIIEGLLERAGFRVETADYRNGFLAAYLCTSKGR; encoded by the coding sequence ATGATCGGGGTCAGAGAAATGGATATCGAGTTCTGCCGACGCGATGCCGAAGATCGCGAGGCCGGCCGCCGGCCCGCGTGGCTGTACAATGAGATGAAGCCCTGCGGCGTCAACTACAACAGCCCAACCCTTGCGCGGTCGTACGACGCGACCCACGGGCGGTTCAGAGACTATCGGCAGGAAGCCGAGGAGATCGTCGCCCGCCTGCAACTGGACGACTCGGCCACGGTGATCGACATGGGCTGCGGCACCGGGGCCTTCGCCCTGCACGCGGCGTCACATTGCGCCAGAGTGTACGCAGTGGACGCCTCGAAGGCCATGCTCCGCCGCGCCCGCAGGAAGGCACGCAAGGCGGGCATCGACAACATCGAGTTCCACCACGGCGGCTTTCTGACCTACGACCACGGGGCCGAGCCGGTCGATGCGATCAGTTCGGTAGCCGTGCTGCACCACCTGCCCGATTTCTGGAAACAGGTCGGACTGCGGCGTCTGGCGTCGATACTCAAGCCCGGCGGCCGGCTCTTTCTGTTCGACGTGGTCTTCTCGTTTGGCGTCGCCGAATACGAGCGCCACATCGACCGATTCATCGGCGAAACCCGTGAGCAGATGGGCCCCGGCGGACGGAACGAGTCCGAGACACACATCCGCGAAGAGTACAGCACGTGGGACTGGATCATAGAGGGCCTTCTCGAAAGGGCCGGGTTCCGCGTGGAAACGGCGGACTACCGGAACGGATTCCTGGCGGCTTACCTGTGCACCAGCAAAGGCCGGTAG
- the purN gene encoding phosphoribosylglycinamide formyltransferase, whose amino-acid sequence MSAKLIVHTDGGSRGNPGPAAAGFVLDDPDGRRLAGRSFFLGKTTNNVAEYTALVKALEAAIQLGARQVTVFSDSELLVRQIGGRYKVKSDLIRPLFDEVRTLMGRFEACNVLHVRRERNQDADRLVNLALDAEHDIDEMPAGRADAKMPDPSARPLRLGFLISGGGRTMINILDEIGQGRINAEISVAISSRSTVAGVARARDAGLPVEIVRKKDYPDIDTFSRRIEEVLVAAEVDLVVQGGWLCLWKIPQRYENRVLNIHPALLPSFGGQGMWGHHVHEAVIAAGCKVSGCTVHFCTNEYDSGPIVVQRTCPVEDDDTPDTLAERVFEQECIAYPQAIALFAEGRLQIEGHRVRVRA is encoded by the coding sequence TTGTCTGCCAAGCTGATTGTCCACACCGACGGCGGCAGCCGGGGCAATCCGGGCCCTGCCGCAGCCGGTTTCGTTCTCGACGACCCCGACGGACGCCGACTTGCCGGCCGGTCCTTCTTCCTCGGCAAGACGACGAACAACGTCGCCGAATACACCGCCTTGGTCAAGGCGCTGGAGGCCGCCATACAGCTTGGAGCCCGGCAGGTCACGGTTTTCAGCGACAGCGAGCTGCTCGTCAGGCAGATCGGCGGCCGGTACAAGGTCAAGAGCGACCTGATCCGGCCCCTCTTCGACGAGGTCCGGACCCTGATGGGCCGGTTCGAAGCCTGCAACGTCCTGCACGTCCGACGCGAGCGGAATCAGGACGCCGACCGGCTGGTGAACCTGGCGCTGGACGCCGAGCACGACATTGACGAGATGCCGGCCGGCCGGGCCGATGCGAAGATGCCCGACCCTTCGGCCAGGCCCCTGCGTCTGGGTTTTCTCATCAGCGGTGGCGGCCGCACCATGATCAACATCCTCGACGAGATCGGCCAGGGCCGAATCAACGCGGAAATCTCCGTCGCAATCAGTTCCCGCTCGACCGTGGCCGGGGTCGCCAGGGCGCGCGATGCCGGACTGCCGGTCGAGATCGTCCGCAAGAAGGACTACCCGGACATCGACACCTTCAGCCGCAGGATTGAAGAGGTGCTCGTCGCCGCCGAGGTGGACCTCGTCGTGCAGGGCGGCTGGCTCTGCCTCTGGAAGATACCCCAACGATATGAAAACCGCGTCCTGAACATCCATCCGGCCCTGCTGCCCAGCTTCGGCGGCCAGGGCATGTGGGGCCACCACGTCCACGAGGCGGTGATCGCGGCCGGCTGCAAGGTCAGCGGCTGCACCGTCCATTTCTGCACCAACGAATATGACAGCGGGCCCATCGTCGTGCAGCGGACCTGCCCGGTCGAGGACGACGACACGCCCGATACGCTGGCCGAGCGGGTCTTCGAGCAGGAGTGCATCGCTTATCCACAGGCCATCGCGCTGTTTGCCGAGGGCCGTTTGCAGATCGAAGGCCATCGCGTGAGAGTCAGAGCATAG
- a CDS encoding zinc ribbon domain-containing protein — translation MGPVLNGLVKLQSVENRLRAAKATLTRCRRSVIVQENQVRSLQSALEAKKEEAQLTKVQCDRLELELKSRDAEINKLRASLNNAKTNKEYAAVLTMLNTTKADNSKIETQILELMKALDADEEESAGIRQQIEEQKQVLEEIRKRADGSAAEYEAEITRIQAEWDAVAKAIPAAALTVFNRVADTYDGEAVVKIEEQEGRSGAYSCGGCFMGITAESVNLLMTRDELIRCPNCTRILVLSESAD, via the coding sequence ATGGGACCTGTACTGAACGGGTTGGTAAAACTTCAGAGTGTAGAAAACCGCTTGCGTGCCGCCAAGGCGACGCTGACGCGATGTCGAAGAAGCGTCATCGTTCAGGAGAATCAGGTCCGCAGTCTCCAGAGCGCCCTGGAGGCCAAGAAGGAGGAGGCCCAGCTCACGAAGGTGCAGTGCGACCGCCTGGAGCTGGAGCTCAAATCGCGAGACGCCGAAATCAACAAGCTTCGCGCTTCCCTGAACAACGCCAAGACGAACAAGGAATACGCCGCCGTTCTGACCATGCTGAACACGACCAAGGCGGACAACTCGAAGATCGAAACGCAGATCCTGGAGCTGATGAAAGCCCTCGATGCCGACGAGGAGGAATCCGCCGGCATTCGCCAGCAGATCGAAGAGCAGAAACAGGTGCTGGAGGAGATTCGCAAAAGGGCCGACGGCTCGGCGGCCGAGTACGAGGCCGAGATTACCAGGATCCAGGCGGAGTGGGACGCTGTCGCCAAGGCCATTCCCGCGGCGGCGTTGACTGTCTTCAACCGGGTGGCCGACACCTATGACGGTGAGGCGGTCGTGAAGATCGAAGAGCAGGAAGGTCGCTCGGGCGCCTACAGTTGCGGCGGCTGCTTCATGGGGATCACCGCTGAGTCGGTCAATCTGCTGATGACGCGGGACGAACTGATTCGCTGCCCCAACTGCACGAGGATTCTGGTGCTCAGCGAGTCCGCCGACTGA
- a CDS encoding M20 family metallopeptidase: MNDLLRQLIRARSTLDAGERAAAEVIANYFKRHGVDCRTDSWDANRANVIAHVKSAGTRPGLLFVCHLDVVGPGEDPWTHPAFEGREADGKIYGRGAVDMKGPTAAAIAAICETVASGVELQGDIVFAATAGEETDSAGIERFAADLSWLGKPAGVIVPEPTDFAVITAHRGLFWLEITTKGRAVHSSVPQRGVNAIQSMRRVLEELERYEVDFEPHPDLGKCSVSVNTIRGGEAMNIVPDRCAIGVDIRTLPGQNCDAIRYDLERLLARLTAEVPHFQAAISVQRSVGAMETDPNCEFVKAFCSVVDVDQTNAVGFTTDAPHLTSLGVPIVIYGPGKPNQCHQVDEHIAVVDLERGRAYFQDVLLRFLT; encoded by the coding sequence ATGAACGACTTGCTCAGACAACTGATTCGAGCCCGGTCCACTCTCGATGCCGGGGAACGGGCGGCGGCGGAGGTCATCGCCAACTACTTCAAGCGGCATGGGGTGGATTGCCGGACCGATTCGTGGGACGCAAACCGGGCCAACGTCATCGCCCACGTCAAATCGGCGGGGACGCGACCGGGGTTGCTCTTCGTCTGCCACCTCGACGTGGTCGGACCGGGCGAGGACCCGTGGACCCACCCTGCCTTCGAGGGCCGGGAGGCGGATGGAAAGATCTATGGACGCGGCGCTGTGGATATGAAGGGCCCCACCGCTGCGGCCATCGCCGCGATCTGTGAGACCGTCGCCTCCGGCGTCGAACTCCAGGGCGACATCGTCTTTGCGGCCACCGCCGGGGAAGAGACGGACAGCGCGGGGATCGAGCGATTTGCGGCCGACCTGTCCTGGTTGGGCAAACCGGCCGGTGTGATCGTACCTGAGCCGACGGATTTCGCGGTCATCACCGCCCATCGAGGCCTGTTCTGGCTGGAGATTACCACCAAGGGCAGAGCCGTTCACAGTTCCGTGCCCCAGCGCGGGGTCAACGCGATCCAGTCGATGCGGCGGGTCCTGGAGGAACTCGAACGCTACGAGGTGGACTTCGAGCCGCATCCGGACTTGGGCAAGTGCTCCGTGAGCGTCAACACCATCCGGGGCGGAGAGGCGATGAACATCGTCCCCGACCGCTGCGCGATCGGCGTCGATATCCGCACCCTGCCCGGCCAGAACTGCGACGCAATTCGGTACGATCTCGAACGCCTGCTCGCCAGGCTCACGGCCGAGGTCCCCCACTTCCAGGCGGCGATCTCCGTCCAGCGCTCCGTCGGGGCCATGGAAACCGACCCGAACTGTGAATTCGTCAAGGCCTTCTGCTCGGTGGTCGATGTGGACCAGACCAACGCGGTGGGTTTCACCACCGACGCCCCCCATCTGACGTCGCTGGGCGTCCCGATCGTCATCTACGGCCCGGGAAAGCCCAACCAGTGCCACCAGGTCGACGAGCACATCGCGGTGGTCGACCTCGAACGCGGTCGGGCGTACTTCCAGGACGTCCTTCTGCGCTTCCTCACATAG
- a CDS encoding GNAT family N-acetyltransferase → MTIRPACVEDIPMVTSLLRRACVTVAQRFGLTEENCPKSPAFYTEDRVKADLERGVQYYFLEEGAEVCGCVALEKARPEIGYLERLAVLPEHRSKGFGSALVRHVLARAESMGLERVGIGIIAEDEPLKEWYRRFGFVLTGTRQFDHLPFVVAFMGKELREPSEKETLNPVVSDREEP, encoded by the coding sequence ATGACGATCCGACCCGCCTGCGTGGAAGACATCCCGATGGTAACGAGCCTCCTGCGGCGCGCCTGTGTCACCGTCGCCCAGCGATTTGGCCTGACGGAAGAGAACTGTCCCAAGAGCCCGGCCTTCTACACCGAGGACCGTGTCAAGGCCGACCTCGAACGAGGCGTGCAGTACTACTTCCTCGAAGAGGGCGCCGAGGTCTGCGGGTGCGTGGCCCTGGAGAAGGCCCGGCCGGAGATCGGCTATCTGGAGCGCCTGGCGGTGCTGCCGGAGCATCGGTCGAAAGGGTTTGGCAGCGCGCTGGTGCGCCACGTACTGGCCCGGGCCGAATCGATGGGACTGGAGCGTGTCGGAATCGGCATCATCGCCGAGGATGAGCCGCTCAAGGAATGGTACCGCCGGTTCGGCTTCGTGCTGACGGGGACCAGGCAGTTCGATCACCTGCCGTTCGTCGTCGCGTTCATGGGAAAGGAACTGCGAGAACCATCAGAGAAGGAAACGCTAAATCCTGTTGTCTCAGATCGAGAGGAACCATGA
- a CDS encoding 4Fe-4S binding protein: MRHGDLAVLAAECCRLGFASIDRYGTEEREALRAFLPDVQTVIVVAHHVTHSLEWVWFASPAEPLGETCSADLHARLTAERICHRLDIEGHAGVLLPYPGACGVMFKTLATRTGLGQLGDSFLFINADWGPWIHLRVVLTDAHVEFEPPVVREVCNHCGRCVRACPSGAIMKDDFDGLRCRDGMRTARASLGNVPYVFECERCLRTCPIGEQPREVLVAYREPMV; encoded by the coding sequence ATGAGACATGGTGATCTGGCGGTGCTGGCGGCCGAGTGCTGTCGGCTCGGCTTCGCATCGATCGACCGATATGGCACCGAGGAGAGAGAAGCCCTCAGAGCCTTTCTCCCCGACGTGCAGACGGTGATCGTGGTGGCGCATCACGTGACGCATTCGTTGGAGTGGGTCTGGTTCGCCTCACCGGCCGAGCCCCTTGGCGAGACCTGTTCGGCCGATCTGCACGCCCGGCTGACGGCCGAAAGGATATGCCATAGACTGGACATCGAGGGACACGCTGGCGTGCTGCTTCCCTATCCGGGAGCATGCGGCGTCATGTTCAAGACGCTGGCGACTCGAACGGGACTGGGGCAACTGGGCGACAGCTTTCTCTTCATCAATGCGGACTGGGGCCCCTGGATTCACCTGCGAGTCGTGTTAACCGACGCCCACGTCGAGTTCGAGCCGCCTGTGGTCCGGGAGGTCTGCAACCACTGCGGTCGGTGCGTGCGCGCCTGTCCGTCCGGCGCGATCATGAAGGATGATTTTGACGGCCTGCGATGCAGAGACGGAATGCGAACGGCCCGGGCTTCGCTGGGGAACGTGCCGTATGTATTCGAATGCGAGCGATGCCTGCGGACCTGTCCGATCGGCGAGCAACCCCGAGAGGTTCTCGTTGCCTACAGGGAACCCATGGTGTAA
- a CDS encoding GNAT family N-acetyltransferase, with product MEIAVETMNDSSWPEVVLILREGIATGNATFEDTVPTWEQFDQTHLPNCRLVARSGDVVVGWIALGTVSRRRVYEGVAEVSVYVKASARGRGVGRTLLDAAIGDSERAGIWMLQAGIFPENTASLALHRQCGFRTVGIRERIGRMNGLWRDVVLLERRSRVTGV from the coding sequence ATGGAAATCGCGGTGGAAACGATGAACGATTCCAGTTGGCCGGAAGTGGTCCTGATCCTGCGAGAGGGCATCGCCACCGGCAACGCCACATTCGAGGACACCGTCCCGACGTGGGAACAGTTCGACCAGACGCACCTGCCGAACTGCCGCCTTGTGGCCAGGTCCGGTGACGTGGTGGTTGGATGGATCGCGCTCGGAACCGTCTCGCGGCGCCGCGTCTACGAGGGAGTGGCGGAGGTCAGCGTCTACGTCAAGGCATCCGCACGCGGCCGGGGGGTCGGAAGAACCCTTCTCGACGCGGCGATTGGAGACTCGGAGCGGGCCGGCATCTGGATGCTCCAGGCGGGCATCTTTCCGGAGAACACCGCGAGCCTGGCGCTGCACCGACAGTGCGGCTTTCGAACCGTCGGTATCCGGGAGCGGATCGGCCGGATGAACGGCCTCTGGCGCGACGTCGTCCTGCTGGAGCGAAGAAGCCGAGTGACAGGAGTCTGA
- a CDS encoding PfkB family carbohydrate kinase, with the protein MCGVSIKAAIVSPVGGDPAFVGGMLYAILRGWEPEKWAQFGWATGALVVTLLTDYAQPADEDQIWSIWEGNARVKR; encoded by the coding sequence GTGTGCGGAGTATCGATCAAGGCTGCAATCGTAAGTCCGGTGGGGGGGGACCCTGCCTTCGTCGGCGGCATGCTCTACGCGATCCTTCGCGGCTGGGAGCCCGAGAAGTGGGCCCAGTTCGGATGGGCCACCGGCGCTCTGGTCGTCACCCTGCTGACCGACTACGCCCAGCCGGCCGACGAGGACCAGATCTGGAGCATCTGGGAAGGCAACGCCCGTGTGAAACGATAG